The Spirochaeta lutea sequence GCTCCGAACCCCCTGGTCAGTCAATCCCTCAAAACTGTAACTATCCCGGGGCTGGGATACATCCAGGGTGTATAAACTCGTGGATATGCTGCCCTGGGCGATGCCCTTGGTTAACAGGGTAATTACCCCGGCGGAGGACCAAATCACCTGGTCAACCCTGCTGTTTCTAGGCAGGTAGAGGTAGGGAAGCTCAATAGTTGAACCCGTGGAGGTGTAGTCATTATTCTGGAGAAAATACAAGTAGATATTCCGGCCGCCCTTATCCAGCAGGATCTGGCTACCATCGGGACTGATCCAAAAGCGGTCAAAACTCGGGTCGAAGCTGAAGGGAATCTTTCCAACGATCCGTCCGATCTTGAGAAATTCCTGGTACAGACTTCGGGTGAAAAATTCCACACCAAGAATTTGGTACACCAGACTCCCGGTAATATAGTAAAGCTCGTTCCCCCGGCCCCACCGGATATTACTCATCTGTCCGGCACCGATCCTCCGGTAGGACTCGCTGAGCATCCGGTTCTGATTATGCTGTTCAATGGAGAGGTAAAAGAGCGAATTGCCCTTGTGATACACGAAAAAATCCGACTTCGGAGACCATACAACCTCGGGATGGTTCAAGTCACGCTCAACCCGGTTGGAAATCACCGTCTCTTTTTGGGTTTCCAGGTTCAGGAGCACCAGATTACCGAAGGCCGGACTGGTAGGTTTTACATAGGCAATCCATAACCCGTCGGGGCTGGCTATCATGGGATCAATCTTCCCGATTTGAATCTCCCCGCCCTGGATAAAGGAACCCGAGCGCTCCACCGGTTGGGTGCCGGTAAAATCACTCCCCGTCCTGAACAACCCAAACCGGTTCTGAATCTGCAGGGACTGGGAATTCGGGAGCAAGAGAAGCTCCTCAGGGAAAAAACTGAGCTGCTCCAGGGTCTTTTCAGTTGGTTTTGAAAGAAACCCCGTACTGTAGCGGTTGAAGGATGGCGCCTCAGCCTGGGCTGTAAACACCACCTGATTTTCATCATTTATCCGAAGGCTGCTGAATTCTGCCTGAGCCATACCAGGAAGCGCCGGGATCAAGAAGAACGCCGCAAGGAGAACAGCCTTTAAAGCGGAACCACCCCCGCCGAAGCAGACCCTCCCCGCCGATCTAAAAACCGAACCAGTTGAAACCCCTGGTTTCCTCCCTCTCGGTCGAATATGGTCATGCCCATTCTTAGGAGAAATCAAAAAAGAGCTCGCAAAAGAACTCCCGGTTGGAATTGGCTCTTGGCGTATTCGTTTCAACTTGGCACCCCGATTTTCATAGGTCTTTGGAGGTTAGGTCTTCCGGAGCGCCGTCATAACATCGCCTATGACGGCGTCACCGGCACACCGGTAGCCCCTCTCCCCTAGTCTCGGCAGGTTTCCGGAATGGATTGAGGACTTTCACAGGGAATACCCGGGCTCGCCTCCCTCTGGGCTAAAAAGCGGTCCAGGAATGCTTCTAACTCGTCCAGCTCGGCAGACAGGCGATCCAACCGGTCCAGCCGGGCCTCACCCCGAACCTGCTGAATACGCTCAAGCGAGGCATCAACTATTTCTTCGAGTTCTTTCATAGAAACCTCCCTGGTTCTTACAGTATCGGCCTCTTGGCGCCGTTTCACCAGTCCCTGGAGCAGCTTTTTATGGTGATTCTGATGCCCGCCCCAAGTCCACGGCCATCAACCACTTGCCAACGGCCCTAGAGCAGCTCCGCCGCGAGTTCCGCCAGAGCAGACCGTTCGCTCTTCTCCAGGGTCACATGGCCGGCAATCTTCTGAGCCTTAAAGGCCTCGGCCAGGTAGGAAAGACCGTTGGAGTTGGCATCCAAATAGGGGCTGTCAATCTGGTAGGGATCACCGGTTAATACAACCTTTGATCCCTCTCCTGCCCTGCTGACAATGGTTTTAATCTCGTGGGGGCTGAGATTCTGGGCCTCGTCTATGACAATAAACTGGTTCGGAAGGCTCCTCCCCCGGATGTAAGACAGGGCCTCCAGCTCAATGGTGCGGTTCTGGATCAGGTGATCCACACTCTTTATGTTCTGTTTATGGTATACCGAAAGTATAAACTCGAGGTTATCGAAGAGGGGTTGCATCCAATGGCTCAGTTTTTCGTTCTTAGCCCCGGGTAGATACCCGATATCCTTGCCCATGGGAATAACCGGGCGGCTCACCAGCACCCGGGTATAGTTTTTCCGCTCCAGGGTCAGAGCGAGCCCCGCCGCCATGGCGAGCAGGGTCTTTCCAGTTCCCGCCTTCCCTACCAGACTCACCAGCTGAATATCATCATCCATCAGCAGATCGAAGGCTATGCGCTGTTCATCGTTAAGCGGCCGGATTCCCGCCACCGCGGGCATCTTGTAGTCCACGT is a genomic window containing:
- a CDS encoding PhoH family protein, producing MTNSTSDQQNQIKSFVIDTNVLIHRPDAILSFKENEVVIPLWVLEELDRLKTFSDEKGRNARHAIRFLDSASRSGRLSEGVKLENGTILRVVMSHGDSMPRGFLEDKTDNKIILAAYELQQQGRQVFFVSKDINARVKATALGIKAVDYEKQKVNFSKLYAGYSHLDVSEDTLRTLEEEGFIPWNDNPTPNFYFVLSTKNQPNDTFLARYHADRGGLVYVDYKMPAVAGIRPLNDEQRIAFDLLMDDDIQLVSLVGKAGTGKTLLAMAAGLALTLERKNYTRVLVSRPVIPMGKDIGYLPGAKNEKLSHWMQPLFDNLEFILSVYHKQNIKSVDHLIQNRTIELEALSYIRGRSLPNQFIVIDEAQNLSPHEIKTIVSRAGEGSKVVLTGDPYQIDSPYLDANSNGLSYLAEAFKAQKIAGHVTLEKSERSALAELAAELL